One part of the Dioscorea cayenensis subsp. rotundata cultivar TDr96_F1 chromosome 2, TDr96_F1_v2_PseudoChromosome.rev07_lg8_w22 25.fasta, whole genome shotgun sequence genome encodes these proteins:
- the LOC120278078 gene encoding nuclear transport factor 2-like isoform X1 yields the protein MASSFPGQVTAVQVQVGSYFVGQYYQILQQRPDFAHQFYSDASAMIRVDGDNAESVSGMMQIHSLLTNLNFTGIEIKTAHSLDSWNGAVVVVVSGFVQTKNYSARRKFMQTFLLAPQEKGYFILNDLFHFLEEEQVQHYPSSLLAHSNFDPHSNFDHTNFESKLSTPNLSPKPVTNYVLGGEVESDDLIDSDLANTVQAEESEIVDKYSFSEAQPPVPEPEDVIEEIPLEEPVDSFSNVVETVRDLPPVLPEEPVREPQKQTYASVLRIAKGQPAHSTSHPPALNKVPPVTAEWQNVSQSVPQPVFSAGNEKFNFDATEEAFIPEDEGDAKSVYVGNLPASISVADLEQEFKNFGRIKPDGVTIRNRKEAGVYYAFVEFEDVFGVQNALKASPIEINGRQIHVEARRPNSGAIRGRRGRGRGGYQSDVPRGRFGGRTFARVGGGIQHNNDRDYNNRSRGNGYPQRGGAFQERGILGSQYESNY from the exons ATGGCGTCTTCCTTTCCCGGTCAGGTCACTGCTGTTCAG GTGCAGGTTGGGTCGTACTTTGTTGGGCAGTACTATCAGATCCTGCAGCAGCGACCGGACTTTGCGCACCAGTTCTATAGCGATGCCAGTGCTATGATCCGTGTTGATGGGGATAACGCTGAGAGTGTTTCTGGGATgatg CAAATCCACAGTTTGTTGACGAATTTGAATTTTACTGGTATTGAGATAAAAACTGCGCATTCTCTGGATTCGTGGAATGGAGCTGTTGTTGTGGTGGTATCTGGTTTTGTGCAAACCAAAAATTACAGTGCGCGGAGAAAATTTATGCAGACGTTTTTACTTGCCCCACAAGAGAAAGGATATTTTATTCTCAATGATTTGTTTCACTTTCTTGAGGAGGAGCAAGTGCAACATTATCCATCATCCTTATTAGCCCATAGCAACTTTGACCCCCATAGCAACTTTGACCACACTAACTTTGAGTCAAAGTTAAGCACACCCAATCTTAGCCCAAAGCCAG TTACCAACTATGTTCTTGGAGGAGAAGTGGAGTCTGATGATCTTATCGATTCAGACCTTGCTAATACTGTCCAGGCAGAAGAAAGTGAAATCGTTGATAAATATAGCTTTTCAGAGGCTCAACCACCTGTTCCTGAACCTGAAGATGTAATAGAAGAAATTCCTTTGGAAGAACCTGTTGATTCATTTTCAAATGTTGTAGAGACAGTCAGGGATCTACCTCCTGTCCTTCCGGAGGAACCAGTCAGAGAACCACAAAAGCAAACCTATGCTTCAGTG TTGCGAATTGCTAAAGGACAACCTGCACATTCTACATCACATCCTCCTGCTCTAAACAAAGTCCCTCCTGTTACTGCAGAGTGGCAAAATGTGTCACAGTCTGTTCCACAACCTGTGTTTTCAGCAGGGAATGAAAAGTTCAACTTTGACGCTACAGAGGAGGCTTTTATACCTGAAGACGAAG GTGATGCAAAGTCTGTTTATGTTGGAAACCTGCCTGCATCCATCTCTGTCGCTGACCTTGAGCAGGAATTCAAGAACTTTGGTAGAATCAAGCCTGATGGTGTTACCATTCGGAACCGCAAG GAAGCTGGTGTCTATTATGCCTTTGTTGAGTTCGAAGATGTTTTCGGAGTCCAAAATGCACTAAAG GCTTCTCCTATTGAAATAAATGGCCGTCAAATTCATGTCGAGGCTAGGAGACCTAACAGTGGTGCAATTCGAGGAA GAAGGGGCCGAGGGAGGGGAGGATACCAGTCAGATGTCCCAAGAGGACGTTTTGGAGGCCGAACTTTTGCAAGGGTGGGCGGCGGCATTCAACACAACAATGATAGGGACTACAACAATCGATCACGGGGAAACGGTTATCCTCAGCGTGGTGGCGCATTCCAAGAGAGAGGTATTCTTGGAAGCCAATACGAATCTAATTACTAG
- the LOC120271357 gene encoding LOW QUALITY PROTEIN: pentatricopeptide repeat-containing protein At2g03880, mitochondrial-like (The sequence of the model RefSeq protein was modified relative to this genomic sequence to represent the inferred CDS: inserted 1 base in 1 codon): MATLNARARAHHNRLITHHSNAPSTALLLLRSLLRHTAFPSPAALSSLFKSLSSSSPPLLLPALHLHALALKLSLSSSPFPATALIHLYSKIHLPNDALKVFDEMPFKDQVSYAAIIVGLAQNHRSYNALSIFKSMHRAGVPSTMYCLSGALRATASSAALELSQVIHAHSFVSGFNSELVVATSLVDSYGKSGLISDAQKVFDGMSQCTNAISYNALLSAYAQQGDTVSTIDLFNRMVSXGHTPDEFTFLAILSSLSNAGMVREAEEWIDRMEKCYGVKPGLEHYTCLIGAMVRVARLVSAEKLALTMPFEPDAAVWRTLLSGSMVHNVADIGFAAGRRLLELDPRDDSAYVILSNMYLSTGKKDEVAELWTEMRNRGVKKEGGKSWIEVRGEVHVFVAGDRKHERIQEIYAKLEELIEDVRELGECLKDDESVWYHSERLAVAFGVVTGVAPEGKAVRIVKNLRICGDCHEFFKCVSKVVEREIVVRDVNRYHRFEFGTCTCKDFW, translated from the exons ATGGCCACACTCaacgcgcgcgcgcgcgcgcacCACAACCGTCTCATCACCCACCACTCCAACGCCCCATCCACAGCCCTGCTCCTCCTTCGCTCCCTCCTCCGCCACACTGCCTTCCCCTCCCCCGCCGCCCTCTCCTCCCTCTTCAAATCCCTCTCTTCCTCTTCCCCTCCCCTCCTCCTCCCTGCCCTCCACCTCCATGCTCTCGCCCTCAAGCTCTCCCTCTCCTCCTCCCCCTTCCCAGCCACCGCTCTCATCCATCTTTACTCCAAAATTCACCTCCCCAACGATGCCCTCAAGGTGTTCGACGAAATGCCCTTCAAAGACCAAGTCTCCTACGCCGCCATCATCGTCGGCCTCGCCCAGAACCACCGTTCTTACAACGCTTTATCCATCTTCAAATCCATGCACCGCGCCGGCGTTCCCTCCACAATGTACTGCCTCTCCGGCGCTCTCCGTGCCACCGCCTCTTCCGCCGCGTTAGAACTATCTCAAGTCATTCACGCACACTCTTTCGTATCGGGCTTCAATTCTGAGCTCGTCGTTGCGACTTCCCTCGTGGATTCCTACGGCAAATCTGGCCTCATTTCAGATGCACAGAAGGTGTTCGATGGTATGTCTCAGTGCACAAATGCTATTTCTTATAATGCATTGTTATCTGCCTATGCACAACAAGGTGACACAGTTTCAACCATTGACCTTTTTAACCGAATGGTTA GTGGTCACACACCGGATGAATTCACCTTCTTGGCAATCTTGTCTTCATTAAGCAATGCCGGCATGGTTCGCGAAGCCGAGGAATGGATTGATAGAATGGAGAAGTGTTACGGTGTGAAGCCGGGCTTGGAGCACTATACATGTTTGATCGGAGCGATGGTGCGCGTTGCTCGGTTAGTTAGTGCGGAGAAGTTAGCACTCACAATGCCGTTCGAGCCGGATGCGGCGGTGTGGCGAACATTGCTTTCCGGGTCAATGGTGCATAATGTAGCTGATATTGGCTTTGCTGCTGGTCGGAGACTTCTCGAGTTAGACCCGAGAGACGATTCCGCTTATGTGATTTTATCAAATATGTATTTGTCAACCGGGAAGAAGGATGAAGTTGCGGAGTTGTGGACAGAGATGAGGAACAGAGGAGTGAAGAAGGAAGGCGGGAAGAGTTGGATAGAAGTGCGCGGGGAGGTTCATGTGTTTGTCGCCGGAGATAGAAAGCACGAGCGAATTCAGGAGATATATGCAAAGTTAGAGGAGTTGATAGAGGATGTTAGGGAGTTAGGAGAATGTTTGAAGGATGATGAGAGTGTATGGTATCATAGCGAGAGGTTGGCGGTGGCGTTTGGGGTGGTGACCGGAGTTGCGCCGGAGGGAAAGGCAGTGAGGATAGtgaagaatttgaggatatGTGGAGATTGCCATGAGTTTTTCAAGTGTGTAAGTAAAGTGGTAGAGAGGGAGATTGTTGTGAGGGATGTGAATAGATATCATAGATTTGAATTTGGGACTTGCACTTGCAAGGACTTCTGGTGA
- the LOC120278078 gene encoding nuclear transport factor 2-like isoform X2: MASSFPGQVTAVQVGSYFVGQYYQILQQRPDFAHQFYSDASAMIRVDGDNAESVSGMMQIHSLLTNLNFTGIEIKTAHSLDSWNGAVVVVVSGFVQTKNYSARRKFMQTFLLAPQEKGYFILNDLFHFLEEEQVQHYPSSLLAHSNFDPHSNFDHTNFESKLSTPNLSPKPVTNYVLGGEVESDDLIDSDLANTVQAEESEIVDKYSFSEAQPPVPEPEDVIEEIPLEEPVDSFSNVVETVRDLPPVLPEEPVREPQKQTYASVLRIAKGQPAHSTSHPPALNKVPPVTAEWQNVSQSVPQPVFSAGNEKFNFDATEEAFIPEDEGDAKSVYVGNLPASISVADLEQEFKNFGRIKPDGVTIRNRKEAGVYYAFVEFEDVFGVQNALKASPIEINGRQIHVEARRPNSGAIRGRRGRGRGGYQSDVPRGRFGGRTFARVGGGIQHNNDRDYNNRSRGNGYPQRGGAFQERGILGSQYESNY, encoded by the exons ATGGCGTCTTCCTTTCCCGGTCAGGTCACTGCTGTTCAG GTTGGGTCGTACTTTGTTGGGCAGTACTATCAGATCCTGCAGCAGCGACCGGACTTTGCGCACCAGTTCTATAGCGATGCCAGTGCTATGATCCGTGTTGATGGGGATAACGCTGAGAGTGTTTCTGGGATgatg CAAATCCACAGTTTGTTGACGAATTTGAATTTTACTGGTATTGAGATAAAAACTGCGCATTCTCTGGATTCGTGGAATGGAGCTGTTGTTGTGGTGGTATCTGGTTTTGTGCAAACCAAAAATTACAGTGCGCGGAGAAAATTTATGCAGACGTTTTTACTTGCCCCACAAGAGAAAGGATATTTTATTCTCAATGATTTGTTTCACTTTCTTGAGGAGGAGCAAGTGCAACATTATCCATCATCCTTATTAGCCCATAGCAACTTTGACCCCCATAGCAACTTTGACCACACTAACTTTGAGTCAAAGTTAAGCACACCCAATCTTAGCCCAAAGCCAG TTACCAACTATGTTCTTGGAGGAGAAGTGGAGTCTGATGATCTTATCGATTCAGACCTTGCTAATACTGTCCAGGCAGAAGAAAGTGAAATCGTTGATAAATATAGCTTTTCAGAGGCTCAACCACCTGTTCCTGAACCTGAAGATGTAATAGAAGAAATTCCTTTGGAAGAACCTGTTGATTCATTTTCAAATGTTGTAGAGACAGTCAGGGATCTACCTCCTGTCCTTCCGGAGGAACCAGTCAGAGAACCACAAAAGCAAACCTATGCTTCAGTG TTGCGAATTGCTAAAGGACAACCTGCACATTCTACATCACATCCTCCTGCTCTAAACAAAGTCCCTCCTGTTACTGCAGAGTGGCAAAATGTGTCACAGTCTGTTCCACAACCTGTGTTTTCAGCAGGGAATGAAAAGTTCAACTTTGACGCTACAGAGGAGGCTTTTATACCTGAAGACGAAG GTGATGCAAAGTCTGTTTATGTTGGAAACCTGCCTGCATCCATCTCTGTCGCTGACCTTGAGCAGGAATTCAAGAACTTTGGTAGAATCAAGCCTGATGGTGTTACCATTCGGAACCGCAAG GAAGCTGGTGTCTATTATGCCTTTGTTGAGTTCGAAGATGTTTTCGGAGTCCAAAATGCACTAAAG GCTTCTCCTATTGAAATAAATGGCCGTCAAATTCATGTCGAGGCTAGGAGACCTAACAGTGGTGCAATTCGAGGAA GAAGGGGCCGAGGGAGGGGAGGATACCAGTCAGATGTCCCAAGAGGACGTTTTGGAGGCCGAACTTTTGCAAGGGTGGGCGGCGGCATTCAACACAACAATGATAGGGACTACAACAATCGATCACGGGGAAACGGTTATCCTCAGCGTGGTGGCGCATTCCAAGAGAGAGGTATTCTTGGAAGCCAATACGAATCTAATTACTAG